From the genome of Mycobacterium kansasii ATCC 12478:
CGCGACCGCCCGGAACTGGACATCGAGTTGCTGATCCGAGCGCCGCGATCCGTCAGCCATTCGTTGGCCGGCGCCAGTTCGGAGGACGTCGGGCCTCAGCATGGCCTAAGCCGGCCTAAGCCGGCCTAAGCCGGCCTACACCATTGCTTCAATGCCGGTGTAACCGCGCGCCAGGTCGTGTAAAAGGTGTCTGTGGATAACATGGCGCCCAGGCCGGACCAGCCCACAGCGTTGCTGAAGGAGTCCATGACCCGGCGGTTCTACACCCGCTCCCAGGTCACCGGCGAGATCACGTTGCCGGCCGTGCCGGGCATGATCGACGAATACGTGGCGATGTGCGCCAAGCTCTTCGCCACCGTGGGCCGGCAGTTTTCCGACGACGAACTTGCCCATGTCAGAAAGGTCCTCGAGGCCCAATTGGCCGAGGCGTACGCCGCCTCGCATCGCTCGAACATCATCATCTCGTTCAATGCTCCGATCGGCCCCACCCTGCACTACCAGGTGCGCGCCCATTGGCGAACCGTGGCCCAGGAATACGAGAACTGGATCAGCACCCGCGAGCCCCCGCTGTTCGGGACCGAGCCTGACGCACGGGTGTGGGCGCTGGCCAACGAAGCGGCCGAACCCCGCACTGTCCGGGTGCTCGAGATCGGGGCGGGAACCGGCCGAAACACCCTTGCCCTGGCGCGGCGCGGACATCCGGTCGACGTGGTGGAAATGACCCCGAAGTTCGCCGACATCATCCGGTGCGACGCCGAACGGGAATCCCTCGACGTGCGGGTCATCGTGCGGGATGTCTTTTCGAGCATGGACGAGCTGCGGCGCGACTACCAGCTGATTGTGCTCTCCGAAGTGGTATCTGATTTCCGGACGACACAGCAGTTGCGCGGCCTGTTCGAACTGGCGGCACAGTGCCTGGTTCCCGGCGGCCGCTTGGTGTTCAACGCATTCCTGACCGACCCGGACTACATCCTCGACGAGGCCACCCGGGAGTTCGGGCAACAGGTGTACACGAGCATCTTCACCCGACCCGAGATGGCGGCTGCCGCAGGCGGACTTCCGCTGGAGCTCGTCGGAGACGACTCCGTCTACGACTACGAGAAGGCGCACCTGCCCCCGGGCGCCTGGCCGCCCACCAGCTGGTATGCCGACTGGGTCAGCGGCCTCGACGTGTTCCCCGTCGAGCGGGAGACGAGCCCGATCACGATGCGCTGGCTCGTCTTCCGCAAAACCCGCTGAGCCGGGTCACACCGGCAGCAGCTGGTCGATCACTTCGGCCAGCTGTTTGGCCGAGCGGCATTCGTGCATGGCGATCACTTCCTGATAGCGCGGCACTGCCGAGTCGCCGCTGCCCCACAGGTGTTTGGGCTCGGGGTTGAGCCAGTGCGCGTGGCGGCTCGCGGTGACCATGTCGGCCAGCACGTCGACGGCCGGGTTGCGGTAGTTGGTGCGGCCGTCGCCGAGTACCAGCAGTGAGCTGCGCGGCGACAGCACGCTCGGGAACGCCTGTAGGAACGAGACGAACGCGTTGCCGTAGTCGGAATGGCCGTCGCGGGCATACACCCCGGCTTCGCGGGTGATCCGCTGAATAGCCACGGCCAGATCGGCTTCCGGGCCGAACATGTGGGTCACTTCGTCGGTGGTGTCGATGAAGGCGAACACCCGAACTCGGGAAAACTGTTGGCGCAGCGCATGGACCAGCAACAGCGTGAAGTGACTGAACCCGGCGACGGAACCGGAAACGTCGCACAGGACAACCAGTTCCGGACGGGCCGGGCGCGGTTTGCGCAGCACCACGTCGATCGGGACGCCGCCGGTGGACATCGACTTGCGCAGCGTCTTTCGCAGGTCGATCGATCCGGCGCGGGCCCGGCGCCGGCGTGCCGCCAGCCGGGTCGCCAGCGTGCGGGCCAGCGGGGCCACCACCCGGCGCATCTGTCGAAGTTGCTCACCGGAAGCGCGCAGGAACTCGACGTTCTCGGAAAGCTGCGGGATGCCGTACATCTGGACGTGGTCCCGGCCAAGCTGCTCGGCGGTACGTCGCTTGGTCTCCGCGTCGACCAACTTACGCAACTGTGCAATCCGTTGCGCTGCAAGCGCTTTGGCTATCTGCTCCTGGGTGGGGGTGGGCTCGTCGCCGTAGGGTGCCAGCAGCCCGGCCAGCAGCTTGCCCTCCAGTTCGTCCAGCGCCATCGCTTTGAGCGCCTGATACGACGAGAACGACGGGCCACGGCTGGAGCTGTATTTGCCGTAGGCCTCGACGATGCGCGCGATCATCGCCACCAGCCGTTCGTCCATATCGGCCAGGTCGGGGTTGTCGGTCAGCAGATCCAGCAGCAACTGCCGCATCGCCTCGACGTCGTCGGGCGGCAGCGAACCGTCGTCGGCGGCGTCGTCCTCGGTGACCGCCGCGCGGGCGCCCAGTGCTGCGGGAAACCACAGGTCGAACATCGCGTCGTAGGTCTCGCGGTGATCAGGGCGGCGCAGCACCGCGCACGCGATGCCCTCCCGCAACACGTCACGATCGCCCAGACCCAGGGTTGCCATCACCCGCCCGGCATCCACCGTTTCGGACGGACCCACCGAAATCCCAACGGCGCGAAGCGCTTCCACGAACCCGACCAGATGGCCGGGCAGCCCGTGCGGGGCGAGCGGCCGGGTGGGACGGATACGTCGGGTGGCCATCGGTGCAGTCCCTTCAGTTGAGCCGCAGCTCGCCGGCCGCGCGTTGCTGGTCGG
Proteins encoded in this window:
- a CDS encoding class I SAM-dependent methyltransferase, with translation MAPRPDQPTALLKESMTRRFYTRSQVTGEITLPAVPGMIDEYVAMCAKLFATVGRQFSDDELAHVRKVLEAQLAEAYAASHRSNIIISFNAPIGPTLHYQVRAHWRTVAQEYENWISTREPPLFGTEPDARVWALANEAAEPRTVRVLEIGAGTGRNTLALARRGHPVDVVEMTPKFADIIRCDAERESLDVRVIVRDVFSSMDELRRDYQLIVLSEVVSDFRTTQQLRGLFELAAQCLVPGGRLVFNAFLTDPDYILDEATREFGQQVYTSIFTRPEMAAAAGGLPLELVGDDSVYDYEKAHLPPGAWPPTSWYADWVSGLDVFPVERETSPITMRWLVFRKTR
- a CDS encoding vWA domain-containing protein, producing MATRRIRPTRPLAPHGLPGHLVGFVEALRAVGISVGPSETVDAGRVMATLGLGDRDVLREGIACAVLRRPDHRETYDAMFDLWFPAALGARAAVTEDDAADDGSLPPDDVEAMRQLLLDLLTDNPDLADMDERLVAMIARIVEAYGKYSSSRGPSFSSYQALKAMALDELEGKLLAGLLAPYGDEPTPTQEQIAKALAAQRIAQLRKLVDAETKRRTAEQLGRDHVQMYGIPQLSENVEFLRASGEQLRQMRRVVAPLARTLATRLAARRRRARAGSIDLRKTLRKSMSTGGVPIDVVLRKPRPARPELVVLCDVSGSVAGFSHFTLLLVHALRQQFSRVRVFAFIDTTDEVTHMFGPEADLAVAIQRITREAGVYARDGHSDYGNAFVSFLQAFPSVLSPRSSLLVLGDGRTNYRNPAVDVLADMVTASRHAHWLNPEPKHLWGSGDSAVPRYQEVIAMHECRSAKQLAEVIDQLLPV